One window of Trifolium pratense cultivar HEN17-A07 linkage group LG5, ARS_RC_1.1, whole genome shotgun sequence genomic DNA carries:
- the LOC123886870 gene encoding protein MAIN-LIKE 1-like produces the protein MPPVHQEQVEEQVEEEAEQQAVQQAWPGGPIDTSLLTRYEHHVARHVWFGQERVEGDKIELRIVSLGRKLADRIPDHHPQVIQGWLNISGLCWLERTSLKFTDPQLISAFVERWHPETSSFHMPFGEMTITLDDVACLLHLPVRGQFYTPVSVSQEQAAELAVELLGEEYEFALRETVAQRGGYFSQQWLYESYNRNANFYGKYDCAARAWMLMLVGSTILADKSYTRVDAKWLLLFSDLSAVHTYSWANIALVCLYDNLNDASMFSTRALAGYATLLQCWIHEYFPTLGRRAQSDLNCDNPGFPRAMRWMYKQGKTKLPEYRPILDALTPDDVIWRPFETHRGSIPFDLITLYSGHLRGSTVVPYLPERCIRQFGFVQYIPPPPPLAPAYSDIDSDWIGYHASVDRILQPTRPVTYASETVPDYMSWYYRVSHPRLCRPVDGPHGAPPVPHYAPAPAPAPAPDAPVDDAPADDAPQETALQRERRWRGMARGALETFLTRIDADRDDEDFEELFFALDVCRGAYFIHDI, from the exons ATGCCGCCAGTGCATCAGGAGCAGGTTGAGGAGCAGGTTGAGGAGGAGGCTGAGCAGCAGGCTGTGCAGCAGGCTTGGCCTGGAGGGCCGATCGATACGAGTCTTTTGACTCGATACGAGCATCATGTTGCTCGTCATGTATGGTTTGGTCAG GAACGTGTCGAAGGTGACAAAATTGAGCTACGAATAGTATCTTTAGGAAGAAAGTTAGCTGACAGGATTCCTGATCACCATCCTCAAGTTATTCAAGGGTGGTTGAATATTTCGGGGTTGTGCTGGCTTGAGCGGACTAGCTTGAAATTTACCGATCCGCAGCTTATATCCGCATTTGTTGAGAGGTGGCACCCTGAGACATCGTCATTTCACATGCCGTTCGGCGAGATGACTATTACTTTGGACGATGTGGCATGTCTTCTGCATCTACCTGTTAGGGGTCAGTTTTATACTCCTGTATCAGTTTCTCAAGAACAAGCTGCGGAACTTGCAGTTGAGTTGTTAGGAGAGGAGTATGAATTTGCATTGCGAGAGACTGTAGCGCAGAGGGGTGGTTATTTTTCACAGCAGTGGCTATATGAGAGTTATAATAGGAATGCCAATTTCTACGGGAAATATGACTGCGCAGCTAGGGCATGGATGTTGATGTTGGTGGGATCTACCATTCTGGCCGATAAGAGTTATACACGTGTGGATGCCAAATGGCTACTTCTGTTTAGTGATTTGTCTGCAGTCCATACATATTCGTGGGCCAATATTGCATTAGTTTGTTTATACGATAACTTGAACGATGCATCCATGTTTTCTACGAGGGCCCTTGCAGGGTATGCGACACTTCTTCAG tGTTGGATCCACGAGTATTTTCCTACCCTTGGTAGGCGGGCTCAGTCGGATCTTAATTGTGATAATCCTGGATTTCCTCGAGCTATGCGGTGGATGTATAAGCAAGGGAAGACCAAGCTCCCCGAGTATCGGCCTATATTGGATGCACTGACCCCTGATGACGTGATATGGCGTCCGTTTGAGACTCACAGAGGTAGCATTCCTTTTGATCTGATTACTCTGTATAGTGGTCATCTGCGTGGATCCACGGTAGTTCCTTACTTGCCCGAGAGGTGTATTAGGCAATTTGGATTTGTACAGTatataccaccaccaccacctctagCTCCTGCCTACTCTGATATTGATAGCGACTGGATTGGTTATCACGCGTCCGTTGATCGGATCCTTCAGCCGACACGTCCAGTGACATATGCTAGTGAGACTGTACCTGATTACATGTCCTGGTACTATAGGGTATCACATCCTAGACTGTGTCGCCCTGTTGATGGACCACATGGAGCACCACCAGTTCCGCACTATGCACCTGCACCTGCACCTGCACCTGCACCAGATGCCCCAGTAGACGATGCACCAGCAGATGATGCACCACAAGAAACTGCACTACAGCGTGAGCGGAGATGGAGAGGTATGGCTCGAGGCGCGCTTGAGACATTTCTTACGAGGATAGACGCTGATAGGGATGATGAGGATTTTGAGGAGCTTTTTTTTGCACTAGATGTATGTCGTGGTGCATACTTTATACATGATATATAG